One part of the Nitrospiria bacterium genome encodes these proteins:
- a CDS encoding MoaD/ThiS family protein: MRILLQHPKRETEIKGPKTVGQLLKRLDLLPEAVLVLRGDELVTEDEALREDDMIEIRPVISGG; encoded by the coding sequence ATGCGTATCCTCTTGCAGCATCCGAAACGGGAAACCGAGATCAAGGGGCCCAAGACCGTCGGCCAGCTGTTGAAGAGACTGGATCTTCTGCCGGAGGCCGTGTTGGTCCTCCGGGGCGATGAGCTGGTCACGGAAGACGAAGCGCTGCGGGAGGACGATATGATCGAGATACGGCCGGTGATATCGGGGGGATAA
- a CDS encoding phosphotransferase codes for MLDRETVLAILKTKLDIAPANVAIRALPGDASNRSYYRLHYTNRDGPATLILMELAEPEAFKKSEEAVSASTVRVDEIPYVNILRHLARSDVAVPKLHYYDPKAGLLFLEDLGDQTLEKELKARTAEEIRRYYRLAIDELLKIQGPATHDRNTNCIAFGRAFDMPLFMWEFDHFLEYGIEARTGASINPGDRETIRGEFLKISETLAREPRVLTHRDYHSRNLMVHGERIWLLDFQDALMGPCVYDLASLLRDSYAVLPEPVVDDLINYFLDRRSEWNNKGLQRPERAPFRKLFDLMSLQRNLKAAGRFVYIDIVKKRPHLLPYIPQTLGYVWRNLNRYEELKKLRDVLQPYVAEFQ; via the coding sequence ATGCTCGACCGAGAGACCGTTCTCGCCATCCTGAAAACAAAGCTGGACATCGCCCCTGCAAACGTCGCCATCCGCGCGCTTCCAGGGGACGCCTCCAACCGGTCCTACTACCGTCTTCATTACACAAATCGGGATGGTCCGGCCACGCTGATCCTCATGGAGCTGGCCGAACCGGAGGCGTTCAAGAAATCGGAAGAGGCCGTATCGGCCTCGACGGTCCGGGTCGACGAAATCCCGTATGTCAACATTCTCCGCCATCTGGCCCGATCGGACGTCGCCGTCCCGAAACTCCATTATTATGATCCCAAGGCCGGTCTACTTTTTCTGGAAGACCTGGGAGACCAAACGCTGGAAAAGGAGTTGAAGGCCCGCACGGCCGAGGAAATCCGACGGTACTACCGGCTCGCCATCGATGAACTGTTGAAGATCCAGGGACCGGCGACCCACGATCGAAACACGAACTGCATCGCCTTCGGCCGCGCCTTCGACATGCCTCTTTTCATGTGGGAATTCGATCATTTTCTCGAGTACGGGATCGAGGCCCGGACCGGGGCTTCGATCAACCCGGGCGACCGGGAAACCATTCGCGGGGAATTTTTAAAGATCAGCGAAACATTGGCCAGGGAACCCCGGGTCCTTACGCACCGGGACTACCACAGCCGCAATTTGATGGTCCATGGGGAGCGTATCTGGCTGCTGGATTTTCAGGATGCCCTGATGGGCCCGTGTGTCTACGATCTGGCCTCCCTGCTGAGAGATTCTTATGCCGTTCTTCCGGAACCGGTGGTGGACGACCTGATCAATTATTTCCTGGATCGGCGGTCGGAATGGAACAACAAGGGTTTGCAAAGACCGGAGCGGGCTCCCTTTCGCAAGCTGTTCGATCTCATGAGCCTCCAGCGGAACCTGAAAGCGGCCGGACGGTTTGTCTATATTGATATCGTGAAAAAAAGGCCTCATCTTCTTCCCTATATACCCCAGACGCTGGGATATGTTTGGCGCAATCTGAATCGATACGAGGAGTTGAAGAAGCTGAGGGATGTCCTTCAACCTTATGTGGCGGAATTTCAATAA
- a CDS encoding nucleotidyltransferase family protein codes for MKAMILAAGLGTRLRPLTDNLPKPLLPLEDRPLIEYTLRLLRKYGLREVVINLHYQGEKIVQALGDGSRWGMKIRYSEEPQILGTGGGIKKMARFFSDEPFLVINSDILVEIRLDRLVEFHQRQNGTATLVLREDPEVDSWGAVGIDPQRRIRQFLGRPDWTGKALAKRMFAGIHVMDPRVLSYIPDQGFSTIIDAYLEMLQKGERLLGHEFGDYWMDIGTPERYRKAQEDLKGKRVRLSYMQGG; via the coding sequence ATGAAAGCGATGATCCTGGCCGCCGGCCTGGGGACCCGCCTCAGGCCCTTAACGGACAATCTGCCGAAACCGCTCCTCCCGCTCGAGGATAGACCTTTGATCGAGTATACGCTGCGGCTGCTTCGAAAATACGGGCTGAGGGAGGTCGTCATCAACCTGCACTACCAGGGGGAAAAAATCGTGCAGGCCCTGGGAGACGGATCCCGATGGGGAATGAAGATCCGGTATTCGGAAGAACCCCAGATCCTGGGAACCGGCGGCGGAATCAAAAAAATGGCCCGCTTCTTCTCCGACGAACCTTTTCTGGTGATCAACAGCGACATCTTGGTGGAGATCCGCTTGGACCGGCTCGTCGAATTTCATCAGCGCCAAAATGGCACGGCCACCCTGGTCCTGAGGGAAGATCCGGAGGTCGATTCATGGGGAGCGGTCGGCATCGACCCGCAGCGCCGGATCCGCCAATTTCTGGGCCGACCGGATTGGACGGGAAAGGCCCTTGCCAAAAGGATGTTCGCCGGCATCCACGTGATGGATCCCCGCGTCCTCTCCTATATCCCCGATCAAGGTTTCTCCACCATCATCGATGCCTATCTGGAGATGCTTCAAAAGGGGGAGCGGCTTCTCGGTCACGAGTTCGGGGATTATTGGATGGACATCGGTACACCGGAACGCTATCGTAAAGCGCAGGAGGATTTAAAAGGGAAAAGGGTGCGGCTGTCCTACATGCAGGGGGGCTAA
- a CDS encoding TIGR00269 family protein yields MRCRRCGGKAVLKMPRHNTSVCAACLNDYVLEQVRRAIHDQKMFERADRILVAVSGGKDSLTLWDILIRLGYDTAGLHIQQGIGDYSEASHRKTADFARSRSVELIVHSLKEEEGAGVLELADLTDRSPCSACGVMKRYNFNRIARDRGFDVLATGHNLDDEASRLLGNLLRWQEDYLAKQSPALPSTHEKLVKKVKPLYRLAEREITAYAVVNKIDYVIEECPMSVGSKMLVNKEVLNRLEADAPGTKQAFYFGFLERRRGEDLFREDEKIQSCTRCGQPTTGAICSYCRILEKVKAAT; encoded by the coding sequence TTGCGCTGCCGACGATGCGGCGGGAAGGCCGTTCTGAAAATGCCGCGGCATAACACCTCGGTTTGCGCCGCTTGCCTGAACGATTACGTCCTCGAGCAGGTCCGGCGGGCGATCCATGACCAGAAGATGTTCGAACGCGCCGACCGGATTCTGGTGGCCGTTTCGGGTGGAAAAGACAGCCTCACGCTGTGGGACATTCTGATTCGCCTGGGCTATGACACGGCCGGTCTGCATATCCAGCAGGGCATCGGAGATTATTCCGAGGCCTCCCACCGGAAAACGGCCGACTTCGCCCGGTCCCGCTCCGTCGAGCTGATCGTTCATTCTCTCAAAGAGGAAGAGGGAGCCGGGGTGCTGGAACTCGCCGACCTGACCGACCGGAGTCCCTGTTCCGCCTGCGGGGTGATGAAGCGGTACAATTTCAACCGGATTGCTCGCGACCGTGGATTCGACGTCCTGGCGACGGGCCACAATTTGGACGACGAGGCGTCCCGTCTCTTGGGCAATCTCCTTCGGTGGCAGGAGGATTATCTCGCCAAGCAGTCGCCGGCGCTTCCCTCCACCCATGAAAAGTTGGTAAAAAAAGTCAAGCCGCTCTACCGCCTGGCCGAGCGCGAGATCACGGCCTATGCGGTCGTCAACAAGATCGACTACGTGATCGAGGAATGCCCGATGAGCGTCGGGTCCAAGATGCTCGTGAACAAGGAGGTCTTGAACCGGCTCGAGGCGGACGCCCCCGGGACGAAGCAGGCCTTCTACTTCGGTTTTCTGGAGCGACGCAGAGGGGAAGACCTGTTTCGCGAAGACGAAAAGATTCAATCCTGCACCCGCTGCGGCCAACCGACCACGGGAGCGATCTGCTCCTACTGCCGGATTTTGGAAAAGGTAAAGGCCGCGACATGA
- a CDS encoding diguanylate cyclase, producing the protein MSKARILLIEDNPLQAKQTQAVVEAGGHEVILAENGGTGFRLAKTQPIDLVLLDVVLPDFSGAQICQWLKRDESTRSVPVIMLTSKGSVEDKVAGLQIGADDYVPKPFSDKELLARIQVCLRTKMREDELRGANDQLENQLLDVRQRAITDAGTGLYNRRHFFELLDREFSRAKRFNEPFSCLMMDIDHFKEINDSFGHPIGDKVLVEIAGILKQSVRLIEVAARYGGEEFVLLLPKTRPNEAIKPATRILESVSSLRFPGFPPDRIITISIGISGLPDSLIASKEDLIRSADFALYKAKRAGRNRIELSDGGELTKGKV; encoded by the coding sequence ATGTCGAAGGCCAGAATACTCTTAATCGAGGATAATCCCCTCCAAGCCAAACAAACCCAGGCTGTCGTGGAGGCGGGCGGCCATGAAGTCATATTGGCCGAGAATGGAGGGACCGGATTCCGATTGGCCAAGACCCAACCCATCGATCTTGTTTTATTGGATGTCGTCCTTCCTGATTTTTCCGGAGCACAGATCTGCCAGTGGTTGAAGCGGGACGAGTCGACCCGTTCCGTACCCGTCATTATGCTGACCTCCAAGGGCTCGGTGGAAGACAAAGTGGCCGGTTTGCAGATCGGAGCGGATGATTACGTTCCCAAGCCGTTCAGCGATAAAGAGTTGCTGGCACGGATTCAGGTTTGCCTGCGGACAAAAATGCGGGAAGACGAGCTTCGGGGCGCCAATGATCAACTCGAAAATCAATTGCTGGATGTCAGACAGAGGGCGATTACGGACGCCGGCACCGGACTTTACAATCGACGGCATTTCTTCGAACTGCTGGATCGAGAGTTCTCTCGCGCCAAGCGATTTAACGAACCCTTTAGCTGTCTCATGATGGATATCGACCATTTCAAGGAAATCAACGATTCCTTCGGCCATCCGATCGGGGACAAGGTCCTGGTCGAAATCGCAGGGATTCTGAAACAGAGCGTGCGATTGATCGAGGTGGCGGCTCGATACGGAGGAGAGGAGTTCGTTCTCTTGCTCCCCAAGACCCGCCCGAACGAGGCGATTAAACCCGCCACCCGAATCCTTGAAAGCGTTTCCTCGCTCCGTTTTCCAGGGTTTCCGCCGGACCGGATCATCACAATCAGCATCGGAATTTCCGGGCTTCCCGATTCCTTGATCGCCTCCAAGGAGGATCTCATTCGATCCGCCGATTTCGCCCTGTATAAAGCCAAACGGGCGGGAAGAAACCGCATCGAGTTGAGCGACGGGGGGGAATTGACCAAGGGTAAGGTTTAG
- the amrA gene encoding AmmeMemoRadiSam system protein A — MQAPKPHPLVELAQEAIHEYLSRRIVMPPPVSLAGAFSRPAGTFVCLKKNGQLRGCVGTYEPARATVAEEVVHNAIASATRDPRFSPVILPELKEIDCSVDILSIPVPTAAQDLDPRRLGILVVQGPRRGLLLPDLDGIQTAEQQIREAKQKAGIMTDEAVELYSFTVQRFR, encoded by the coding sequence ATGCAAGCACCCAAACCCCATCCGTTGGTTGAATTAGCCCAAGAAGCCATCCATGAATATCTGAGCCGGCGGATCGTGATGCCGCCACCCGTTTCCCTGGCCGGGGCTTTTTCCCGGCCCGCGGGCACGTTTGTTTGCCTGAAGAAAAACGGCCAATTGCGCGGTTGTGTGGGTACCTATGAGCCCGCGCGGGCTACGGTGGCCGAAGAGGTGGTTCATAACGCGATTGCCTCGGCCACCCGCGACCCCCGTTTTAGTCCCGTGATCTTGCCGGAGTTGAAGGAGATCGACTGTTCGGTGGACATTCTTTCGATTCCGGTCCCAACCGCCGCGCAGGACTTGGATCCCCGGCGATTGGGGATCTTGGTTGTACAGGGTCCGAGGCGCGGCTTGTTGCTGCCGGATCTGGACGGTATCCAGACGGCAGAGCAACAGATCCGGGAGGCGAAGCAGAAGGCCGGCATCATGACCGATGAGGCGGTCGAGCTTTACTCTTTTACCGTGCAGCGGTTCCGCTGA
- a CDS encoding YHS domain-containing protein — MEKDPVCGMMIDEKKAAGNSVYKGTTYYFCAKSCKEKFDKNPEHYLALK; from the coding sequence GTGGAAAAGGATCCGGTCTGCGGGATGATGATCGACGAGAAAAAGGCGGCGGGGAATTCCGTTTATAAAGGCACGACGTATTATTTCTGCGCGAAGAGCTGCAAGGAGAAGTTCGACAAGAATCCGGAACATTACCTGGCGCTGAAGTAA
- a CDS encoding DUF1015 domain-containing protein, which produces MAVLLPFQGLRFNANKVKDLRKAVCPPYDVIDGPAQDRYYHAHEYNIIRVELGKENPDDSPTNNRYTRAAAYLKDWVKQGVLERDSEPSLYLYKLDYLLPTQEKKTLKGFFSLVQLEEIGKGKIFPHEFTFPKAKQDRLRLMRACQANTSPIFMLYSDPGGDRIAGLERSVDEAHPLINIVGEEEIRHRLWKISTPSVVDTLCDSMKDHPLFIADGHHRYETALTFMGEMRAKDPSPGPKPYEAVFIFCSNMDDAGISLLPIHRVILNPLPCDLKTLKHRLAQSFDVTHMDFNNTTESRVRKKLFEEMSKAGQSATVFGLYAGSEPSFHLLKLKPEFAPKTSKALEGLDVSIFQKNILEGALGITDPAAKKEGQVQFVKDEEKAIKAVQSRSAGLAFFLNPTKIRQVRDVVLVGDRMPQKSTYFYPKPLTGLVLNKF; this is translated from the coding sequence ATGGCTGTTCTCTTACCGTTTCAAGGCCTTCGTTTCAATGCCAATAAGGTCAAAGATCTTCGCAAGGCGGTCTGCCCGCCGTACGACGTCATCGATGGCCCGGCACAGGACCGCTATTATCACGCCCACGAGTACAACATCATTCGGGTGGAATTGGGCAAGGAGAACCCCGACGACAGTCCGACAAACAACCGCTACACCCGGGCCGCGGCGTATTTGAAAGATTGGGTTAAACAGGGAGTGCTCGAAAGGGATTCCGAGCCGTCCCTGTATTTATACAAACTCGATTACCTTTTGCCGACCCAGGAGAAGAAAACACTGAAGGGTTTCTTTTCTCTGGTTCAACTGGAGGAAATCGGAAAAGGAAAGATTTTTCCGCACGAGTTTACCTTTCCAAAGGCCAAACAGGATCGCCTCCGGCTGATGCGAGCCTGCCAAGCCAACACCAGTCCCATTTTCATGCTTTATTCCGACCCGGGCGGTGATCGGATCGCCGGGTTGGAACGTTCGGTCGATGAAGCCCATCCGCTGATCAATATCGTCGGCGAAGAGGAGATCCGCCACCGGCTCTGGAAGATTTCAACGCCGTCTGTGGTGGATACCCTGTGCGACTCCATGAAGGATCATCCCCTGTTTATTGCGGACGGCCATCATCGCTATGAGACGGCCCTGACCTTCATGGGCGAAATGAGGGCCAAGGATCCCTCCCCGGGGCCAAAACCGTACGAGGCCGTTTTTATTTTCTGCTCCAACATGGATGACGCCGGCATCTCGCTGCTGCCGATTCACCGAGTCATCCTGAACCCGCTGCCCTGCGATCTAAAAACCCTGAAGCATCGGTTGGCGCAGTCGTTTGACGTGACCCATATGGACTTCAATAACACCACGGAATCCCGGGTTCGGAAAAAACTTTTCGAGGAGATGTCGAAGGCGGGCCAATCCGCGACCGTCTTCGGCCTGTACGCCGGGAGCGAGCCCTCTTTTCATTTATTGAAGCTGAAACCGGAGTTTGCGCCCAAGACCTCCAAGGCTCTGGAGGGGTTGGATGTTTCGATCTTTCAAAAAAACATCCTGGAAGGCGCATTGGGGATTACCGACCCCGCGGCCAAGAAGGAAGGTCAGGTCCAGTTTGTCAAAGACGAAGAGAAGGCGATCAAGGCGGTCCAAAGCCGTTCGGCCGGTCTGGCCTTCTTCCTCAATCCGACCAAGATCCGACAGGTGCGGGACGTGGTCCTGGTCGGAGACCGCATGCCGCAGAAATCCACTTATTTCTATCCCAAGCCGCTGACGGGGTTGGTGCTGAACAAGTTTTGA
- a CDS encoding tRNA (adenine-N1)-methyltransferase: MTALRPGDRIHLVSNKGRRYSVVLQKGGVFQFSGERFSHDDLIGRPEGVSVRTSRGTPFIALRPTLAEYVLKMPRGAQVIYPKDLGLILMWADIYPGAKVLEAGIGSGALTMALLRSVGEKGFVISYEIREDFAKRAQENINQFLGPTTNLVVRLKNIYEGIEDGPVDRLVLDLPEPWHVVPHAVTALRPGGVFLCLLPTVPQVQQVVAALRAEKGFGFIESFETLLRTWNIDGRSVRPDHRMVAHSAFLTVARRVVPQETT, translated from the coding sequence ATGACAGCCCTGCGCCCCGGGGATCGCATCCATCTCGTCAGTAACAAAGGCCGGCGGTACAGCGTGGTGCTGCAAAAGGGCGGCGTCTTCCAGTTCAGCGGCGAGCGGTTTTCGCATGACGATCTGATCGGCCGGCCGGAGGGCGTTTCGGTCCGAACCTCCCGCGGGACGCCTTTCATCGCCCTCCGACCGACGCTCGCCGAGTATGTCCTTAAAATGCCGCGCGGCGCACAGGTGATCTACCCCAAAGACCTCGGACTGATCCTGATGTGGGCCGATATCTACCCCGGCGCGAAGGTTTTGGAGGCCGGAATCGGCTCCGGCGCGCTCACGATGGCGCTGCTTCGGTCCGTGGGGGAGAAAGGTTTTGTGATTTCCTATGAGATCCGCGAGGACTTCGCCAAGCGGGCCCAGGAGAACATCAACCAATTTCTGGGGCCGACGACGAATCTCGTTGTACGGCTGAAAAATATTTACGAAGGGATCGAGGACGGACCGGTGGACCGCTTGGTGCTCGACCTTCCGGAACCCTGGCATGTGGTTCCGCATGCCGTCACGGCCCTTCGTCCGGGCGGAGTTTTTCTCTGTCTGCTCCCGACCGTTCCTCAAGTCCAGCAGGTCGTCGCGGCCCTCCGGGCCGAGAAGGGTTTCGGGTTCATAGAATCCTTCGAGACGCTTCTTCGCACCTGGAATATCGACGGACGCTCCGTCCGCCCCGACCACCGCATGGTGGCGCATTCGGCCTTTCTGACCGTTGCGCGGCGTGTGGTTCCGCAGGAAACAACCTGA
- a CDS encoding TIGR04283 family arsenosugar biosynthesis glycosyltransferase encodes MVPRISVIIPTLNEATVIEKTMAALSKRDGLERIVVDGHSSDDTRALAGPYADKVLLTEAGRGRQMNAGARAAAGEVFVFLHADSCLSDDAFRELIRALEDPDVLWGAFRLGIDSPRRILRLVAAAANWRTRLTGIPYGDQGIFVRRSVFEQSGGYPEIPIMEDLEFARRLKSLGKVKLLSRPIVTSSRRWDKEGAGYTTLRNQIYVVLYYLGVSPARLARCYRTVR; translated from the coding sequence ATGGTACCGCGTATCTCCGTCATCATCCCGACGCTCAATGAAGCCACGGTCATCGAGAAGACAATGGCGGCCTTGTCGAAACGGGATGGTCTGGAACGGATCGTTGTCGACGGACACAGTTCGGATGACACGCGGGCGTTGGCCGGACCGTATGCGGATAAGGTTCTGTTGACGGAGGCCGGCCGGGGCCGGCAGATGAATGCCGGAGCCCGCGCGGCGGCCGGCGAGGTGTTTGTGTTTCTTCATGCGGATTCTTGTTTATCGGATGACGCTTTTCGTGAACTGATCCGGGCGCTTGAAGATCCCGACGTTTTGTGGGGAGCTTTCCGTCTGGGGATTGATTCCCCACGAAGGATCCTGCGCCTTGTGGCGGCGGCGGCCAATTGGCGGACCCGCCTGACCGGGATCCCATACGGGGACCAGGGAATCTTCGTGCGCCGGTCGGTCTTTGAACAGTCGGGCGGGTATCCTGAAATTCCGATCATGGAGGATCTCGAGTTCGCCCGACGACTCAAGAGCCTGGGGAAAGTCAAGTTGCTGTCCCGACCGATCGTGACTTCATCCCGACGGTGGGACAAAGAAGGGGCGGGTTACACCACGTTGCGCAACCAGATCTATGTGGTGCTTTATTATCTGGGCGTCTCCCCGGCCCGATTGGCACGGTGCTACCGGACCGTCCGATAA
- a CDS encoding polyprenyl synthetase family protein, whose protein sequence is MLPSKKTSSFPTIQDIWERYRPDLLKVEAQIQKNLSSEVPLINQVAQYILNSGGKRIRPLLMILSSKLCPSPGEDHILLAAVVEFIHTATLLHDDVIDEGNLRRGKKTVRTLWGNHASILVGDYLYATAVANGLSLNNQEVNLNLQRACSQMIEGEMVQHAYNSDLAITESDYLRIIQHKTASLIAVSCHLGGVVSGGSPEQKEALYQFGQNLGMAFQVADDTLDYIAQTQRLGKTLGADLREGKVTLPLIHLLRNCSDEEKDRVTHTFGVNESSDKQFDEILDLMHRHGSIEYAFSVARGYIQKSAGILESFGPSVHKAAMEVVADYVVSRDH, encoded by the coding sequence ATGCTTCCATCCAAGAAAACCTCGTCTTTTCCAACCATTCAAGACATCTGGGAGCGATACCGTCCGGACCTGCTGAAGGTGGAGGCGCAGATCCAAAAAAACCTTTCGTCGGAAGTTCCGCTCATCAATCAGGTGGCGCAGTATATCCTCAACAGCGGCGGCAAACGAATCCGGCCGCTTCTGATGATCCTGTCGTCCAAGCTCTGTCCGTCACCGGGCGAAGACCATATTTTGCTGGCGGCCGTCGTGGAATTCATTCACACCGCCACGCTGCTTCACGACGACGTGATCGATGAAGGGAACCTTCGGCGGGGGAAAAAAACGGTGCGAACGCTGTGGGGAAACCACGCGAGCATTCTGGTCGGGGATTACCTTTATGCCACGGCCGTGGCCAACGGCCTGAGCCTGAACAACCAGGAAGTGAACCTCAATCTGCAAAGGGCGTGTTCCCAGATGATTGAGGGAGAGATGGTCCAGCATGCCTACAACAGCGACTTGGCGATTACCGAGTCGGACTACCTTCGAATCATCCAACATAAAACGGCCAGCCTGATCGCCGTATCCTGTCATCTGGGAGGGGTTGTGAGCGGCGGATCACCCGAACAGAAAGAGGCCCTGTATCAATTCGGACAAAACCTCGGAATGGCCTTCCAGGTTGCGGATGACACGTTGGATTATATCGCCCAGACGCAGCGGCTGGGTAAGACGCTCGGGGCGGATCTCCGGGAAGGCAAAGTCACGCTCCCCCTGATTCATCTGCTGCGGAATTGTTCGGATGAAGAGAAGGATCGGGTCACTCATACCTTCGGGGTGAACGAATCGTCCGATAAACAATTTGATGAGATCCTGGACCTGATGCACCGTCATGGATCCATCGAGTACGCGTTTTCCGTGGCCCGGGGATACATCCAAAAGTCCGCCGGTATCTTGGAATCGTTCGGCCCTTCCGTCCACAAAGCGGCGATGGAAGTGGTCGCGGATTATGTCGTCTCCCGCGATCATTGA
- a CDS encoding DUF302 domain-containing protein, translated as MKTEHQYGYSKTVNVPYEEALVKIAEELKKEGFGVLTEIDVKETLKKKLGVDFKKYKILGACNPNLAYRALSQETELGLFLPCNVIVYENEIGKTVVSAINPIVALSRIDNPLLEPIAQEVSVRLQKVVAAL; from the coding sequence ATGAAGACCGAACATCAATACGGCTATTCCAAAACGGTGAACGTTCCCTACGAAGAAGCCTTGGTGAAGATTGCGGAGGAGCTTAAAAAAGAAGGTTTCGGGGTGCTCACCGAAATCGACGTCAAAGAAACGCTCAAAAAAAAGCTGGGGGTGGATTTCAAAAAATACAAGATTTTGGGGGCATGCAATCCGAACCTCGCCTATCGGGCCCTGAGTCAAGAAACCGAACTGGGATTGTTTCTCCCCTGCAACGTGATTGTTTATGAAAACGAAATAGGAAAGACCGTGGTCTCGGCGATCAATCCGATCGTCGCGCTCAGCCGGATCGATAACCCCCTGCTGGAACCTATTGCCCAGGAAGTATCGGTCCGCCTCCAGAAAGTCGTTGCGGCATTATAA
- a CDS encoding gamma carbonic anhydrase family protein: MPSPSSPSRNKIDPSVFIAETATVVGDVSIGKSSSVWFSAVVRGDIAPIRVGEETNIQDGAVLHVGHGFPCVIGSRVTIGHGAMVHGATVKDGAMIGIGAVVLNGAVIGENALIGAGAVVTENTVIPPGFLVTGIPGRPIQPIRPEQRDYILKAASNYVRYAQDYKRAVQGRARPAKRKPSFNQRRKS; the protein is encoded by the coding sequence ATGCCTTCCCCCTCCAGCCCGTCTCGCAATAAGATCGATCCCTCGGTCTTCATCGCAGAAACGGCCACCGTTGTGGGCGACGTTTCGATCGGAAAGTCCTCCAGCGTCTGGTTCTCGGCCGTGGTTCGCGGCGATATCGCCCCCATTCGCGTGGGGGAAGAGACCAACATCCAGGATGGGGCGGTTCTTCATGTCGGACACGGATTTCCCTGTGTGATCGGAAGCCGCGTCACGATCGGCCACGGCGCGATGGTGCATGGGGCCACCGTCAAGGACGGAGCGATGATCGGGATCGGAGCGGTCGTCTTGAACGGTGCCGTCATCGGCGAGAACGCGCTGATCGGCGCCGGCGCGGTGGTGACCGAAAATACGGTTATCCCTCCCGGTTTCCTGGTCACGGGGATTCCCGGCCGGCCCATTCAGCCCATCCGTCCCGAACAACGCGACTATATTCTGAAAGCCGCAAGCAACTATGTCCGGTACGCGCAGGACTATAAACGGGCCGTTCAAGGACGCGCCCGACCCGCGAAACGAAAACCATCCTTCAATCAGAGGAGAAAATCATGA